Proteins from a genomic interval of Sphingobacterium lactis:
- a CDS encoding DUF6850 family outer membrane beta-barrel protein, with protein sequence MRSLLTIAVFGCLTLQVQAQDSLAVYQQGIVERIDQTQQIRRGLYQLPALRPYQFKHSQTAVDLSYDYGDQELYPLQEGAGKQGVRFFTDSYQKQTFPGYTLWGKARYTNQKDRQVVFNETSDFDLVFPYVTADSVGGDLQVEEYQFAGGFAKQSAKWTWAAELGFQANLSHRKVDPRPKNNSTAIHVGLGSSYAISSKYLLGAHVDLQSYRQRNELNFVASLGRPNIYYFNGLGAYNSLLSGISEVQGDMLYALQGIGGRLTLAPKDEQGLFLEAGITQRAGKRTLPLSTAEANTWDDQVLNGKIGYFGESSGWRFGGLGQLALQTRKGVESLFNNNGGNLGYVKIAEISSYRYYNFDYTLSAYIGQKQWSIKPYAGFQQIKEQYISPFREQAVDYLRIGAQGQYVKPLPQGVLELSLNLQKQQVLQSGAVFNGVPVGSGIEDFLQRNYTFLTAEPFTVSGQVRYDFRASNLWKPYILAHAQSATAIKQHNFSVTLGLLF encoded by the coding sequence ATGCGTAGCCTTCTGACCATAGCGGTATTTGGCTGCTTGACCCTTCAGGTGCAGGCACAAGATTCCCTTGCTGTTTATCAGCAGGGGATTGTGGAGCGTATTGATCAAACACAGCAAATCCGCCGGGGGCTGTATCAGTTGCCTGCGTTGCGACCGTATCAGTTCAAGCATTCCCAAACCGCCGTGGATCTTTCTTATGACTATGGGGATCAGGAACTGTACCCCCTACAGGAAGGTGCCGGGAAGCAGGGCGTTCGTTTTTTTACGGATTCTTATCAAAAGCAAACCTTTCCGGGCTATACCCTTTGGGGAAAAGCCCGTTATACAAACCAAAAGGATCGTCAGGTCGTCTTTAATGAAACATCGGATTTCGATCTGGTATTCCCTTATGTGACCGCGGATTCCGTAGGAGGTGATCTTCAAGTGGAAGAGTACCAATTTGCAGGAGGTTTCGCCAAACAGTCCGCCAAATGGACGTGGGCAGCGGAGTTGGGCTTTCAGGCCAACCTTTCCCATCGCAAAGTCGATCCCCGGCCAAAGAACAATTCCACCGCAATACACGTAGGCCTCGGTTCGTCCTATGCCATCTCCAGCAAGTACCTGCTGGGGGCACATGTTGATCTGCAATCGTACAGGCAACGGAATGAGTTGAATTTTGTGGCTTCCTTGGGACGGCCCAATATCTACTATTTCAATGGGTTAGGCGCCTATAATTCGCTATTGTCCGGTATCTCGGAAGTGCAGGGGGATATGTTATATGCATTGCAGGGCATTGGTGGTCGATTGACCCTGGCGCCAAAGGATGAGCAGGGGCTTTTCCTGGAAGCGGGCATAACGCAGCGTGCCGGCAAGCGTACATTGCCCTTATCTACGGCCGAAGCGAATACCTGGGATGATCAGGTGCTCAACGGAAAAATAGGCTATTTTGGCGAATCTTCCGGATGGCGCTTTGGCGGTCTTGGTCAGCTTGCCCTGCAGACCAGAAAGGGGGTGGAATCACTCTTTAACAACAATGGCGGAAATTTAGGCTATGTAAAGATTGCAGAAATATCTTCCTATCGCTATTATAATTTCGATTACACCTTATCGGCATATATTGGACAGAAGCAATGGAGTATAAAGCCTTATGCTGGGTTCCAGCAGATCAAGGAACAATACATCAGCCCCTTTCGGGAGCAAGCGGTAGATTACCTTCGTATAGGTGCTCAGGGGCAATATGTTAAACCCTTACCGCAAGGTGTATTGGAATTAAGTTTAAATTTGCAAAAGCAACAGGTGCTTCAAAGCGGTGCCGTATTTAATGGGGTGCCAGTAGGATCAGGGATTGAAGATTTCCTGCAGCGCAATTATACCTTCCTGACGGCCGAACCGTTTACTGTTTCAGGACAGGTGAGGTATGATTTTAGGGCGTCCAATCTTTGGAAACCCTACATTTTAGCCCATGCACAATCAGCGACAGCTATAAAACAGCATAATTTTTCGGTAACCCTTGGGTTATTGTTTTAA
- a CDS encoding DUF4876 domain-containing protein: MKNIAMMKWLFVGLLFISLTSCMKDEFLESRSDMYMVIDHSKIQGEFSLSNVNIQLQEVNTQVTTAATLVTGADTAKANVTYGTYTATLEGDIKLTIDGEEKNMKVKARQSNIVVNSESTTITLEMFLSDPAANFVIKELFFTGTVNGTTQNNGDKYILLYNNSNDTLYADGLFVAQSTFLTITKRAYTPDVMNEAFTTDQILMVPGTGKQHPVAPGGNYVIATNAIDHTKDWPNSLDLSTADLEIEMSNTANIDNPAVPNAINIAGSLFMHNQGYTSYVMGRFPEGMTTEKYLEENKYSYTYIAANGAVMTQHKFKIPNNYVIDAVNLSVKTGFEWIVTAPELDMGWTYAGLMKVDKDRYGKAVRRKEFGSLENGKPLLKDTNNSTVDFDPAVKPSLMK; the protein is encoded by the coding sequence ATGAAAAATATAGCAATGATGAAATGGCTGTTCGTCGGCCTACTGTTTATTTCCCTGACTTCCTGTATGAAGGATGAATTCTTGGAATCCCGTTCGGATATGTACATGGTAATCGATCATTCCAAGATCCAAGGTGAATTTAGTTTGAGCAATGTGAATATCCAGCTTCAAGAGGTCAATACGCAGGTAACCACTGCGGCGACTTTGGTGACCGGGGCCGATACGGCAAAGGCTAATGTGACCTACGGAACGTATACAGCGACTTTAGAGGGCGATATTAAATTGACCATAGATGGTGAGGAAAAAAACATGAAGGTAAAGGCACGCCAGTCGAACATCGTCGTGAATTCCGAAAGTACGACAATCACATTGGAGATGTTCCTGTCGGATCCTGCCGCAAATTTCGTGATCAAGGAACTGTTCTTCACAGGAACCGTCAATGGTACTACCCAAAACAATGGCGATAAATACATATTGCTGTATAATAATTCCAATGACACGCTGTATGCAGATGGTCTATTTGTTGCCCAGTCCACTTTCTTAACCATTACCAAACGCGCCTATACGCCCGATGTGATGAACGAAGCTTTTACGACAGACCAGATTTTAATGGTTCCTGGTACGGGCAAACAACATCCGGTAGCTCCAGGTGGGAATTATGTCATTGCCACTAATGCGATTGACCATACCAAAGATTGGCCGAATTCCTTAGACCTCAGTACGGCAGATTTGGAAATTGAAATGTCCAACACAGCGAATATCGATAATCCGGCAGTACCCAATGCCATCAATATTGCGGGCTCACTCTTCATGCATAACCAAGGGTACACTTCGTATGTGATGGGAAGATTCCCTGAGGGCATGACCACGGAAAAGTATCTGGAGGAAAACAAATATTCCTATACCTATATCGCTGCAAATGGAGCAGTGATGACACAACATAAATTCAAGATTCCGAACAACTACGTTATTGATGCGGTGAATTTATCCGTAAAAACGGGTTTTGAATGGATCGTGACAGCTCCTGAATTGGATATGGGCTGGACCTATGCGGGTTTGATGAAAGTCGATAAGGACCGTTATGGCAAAGCTGTCAGACGTAAGGAATTCGGTAGTCTGGAGAACGGGAAACCTTTGCTGAAGGACACGAACAACTCGACGGTTGATTTCGACCCTGCCGTGAAACCTTCTTTGATGAAGTAA
- a CDS encoding TonB-dependent receptor, producing MKDSKGVGLSNVNIDILGNASVHVLTDEQGQFSINDLQAGVYQLRFSHVGFKSIIRKVSLDQDQEIQVIFSQQGINIDEVYVTGRESRNISTSTIITKDAMQHLQPSSFTDILELLPGGRSIDPQLSTVNGINLRTPQGHASSYTTGSLGTQFSIDGMLLNSQSMIDPTAGLGLGAGTENSGRIPSAIGVDMRTINTDNISSVEIIRGIPSVEYGNLTSGVVLVERTKGYEPWSLRIKADGFSKIVSLGKGIDLRGYKVNFDADYLDSKADVTNIYNSFRRLNGSFRGEKVWDLAPYRLTWGHQLNVRSTIDNERFDPDNDLSKTDRYKNAVRNISFGNTLKIHAKKPQAIFRSASLAINLNAGSNQINMDRFVSYGTGSVEQNSMVAGSHEVAFIQNNYVGNLQVDSRPIDFNVKVMGNWLLDFLVKHQVKSGIDYLYTKNIGDGQRYDPKYPISSIVSTRPRAFHTIPAMSNLSAFLEDRFFIPMNNFRFENSVGLRAFTLTNLDPKYAIAGKIYVEPRYNGRLHLPQMNVFGKKLKSNVFGGYGVQTLAPTQNYLYPNLNYRDISELIYFHNNPDYRLAWANTVITDPTNFNLNPARNRKWELGAQLDLEGNFLSINYFNEFMNSGFRSENMPNAESYRKYIVESVDPATLTAKPSITDFAYRDQAEYLTTTRMTNGSRTEKQGIEYQFSSKRISGINTRFTVNGAWFLTKHRNEMPVAEVMSANVITEDNKVRQYYALYANGNTGGRYESFNTNLTADSFLPKLGLNLSLTLQSMWFDADKTLYRDNLPIGYYDIEGIYHVYTAADQQDPILRNFDRKIDPYIYNNFREPIDLRVNLKATKVIKERIRVSMFVNKLFVYAPNYYQYGNLFLRENSAQHTPYFGMEVNIKI from the coding sequence GTGAAGGATAGTAAGGGAGTGGGGTTGTCCAATGTGAACATTGATATCCTCGGAAATGCTAGTGTACATGTCTTAACAGATGAACAGGGGCAGTTTTCCATCAATGACCTTCAAGCTGGGGTCTACCAATTGCGGTTCTCGCATGTCGGTTTCAAATCCATTATTCGTAAAGTTTCCCTGGATCAGGATCAAGAGATCCAGGTTATATTTTCGCAGCAGGGAATCAATATTGATGAAGTGTATGTGACTGGTCGGGAGTCCCGGAATATCAGCACCAGTACCATCATCACCAAGGATGCCATGCAGCACCTGCAGCCATCGAGTTTTACCGATATCTTGGAGCTACTGCCGGGAGGTCGCTCGATCGATCCACAATTGTCCACCGTCAATGGCATTAACCTGCGGACGCCGCAAGGCCATGCTTCCAGTTATACGACAGGGTCGCTGGGCACGCAATTTTCCATCGATGGCATGCTGTTGAATTCGCAATCCATGATTGACCCTACAGCAGGGTTGGGCTTGGGCGCGGGGACAGAAAACAGTGGCCGTATCCCATCCGCCATTGGTGTGGATATGCGCACCATCAACACCGATAATATTTCTTCCGTCGAGATTATCCGTGGTATTCCTTCCGTGGAATACGGAAATCTCACCAGTGGTGTTGTGCTTGTCGAACGTACAAAAGGGTATGAACCTTGGTCGCTGCGCATAAAAGCCGATGGGTTCTCAAAAATCGTCAGTTTGGGAAAGGGTATAGATCTACGTGGCTACAAGGTAAACTTTGATGCGGACTATTTGGATTCGAAAGCCGATGTAACCAATATCTATAATTCGTTTAGACGCTTGAACGGCTCCTTCCGCGGGGAGAAGGTTTGGGATCTTGCCCCATACCGATTGACGTGGGGCCACCAACTGAATGTACGCTCTACCATTGATAACGAACGTTTTGATCCTGATAATGATCTCTCCAAAACAGATCGCTATAAGAATGCTGTCCGAAATATCAGTTTCGGTAATACGTTGAAGATCCATGCCAAAAAGCCACAGGCGATCTTTCGGAGTGCCTCGCTAGCCATTAACCTGAATGCAGGATCCAATCAGATCAACATGGACCGCTTTGTGAGTTACGGAACTGGGTCAGTAGAACAGAATTCCATGGTAGCAGGTAGCCATGAAGTTGCGTTTATCCAGAACAATTATGTCGGCAATCTCCAAGTGGATAGCCGCCCGATTGACTTTAATGTAAAAGTAATGGGAAATTGGCTGTTGGATTTTCTGGTAAAGCATCAGGTGAAATCAGGAATTGATTACCTATACACCAAGAATATTGGCGACGGACAGCGTTATGATCCCAAATATCCGATCAGCAGTATTGTCTCAACACGTCCACGTGCATTCCATACGATACCAGCCATGAGCAACCTGTCGGCATTTTTGGAAGATCGTTTCTTTATTCCCATGAACAATTTCAGGTTCGAGAATAGCGTCGGACTGCGTGCCTTCACCTTGACGAACCTGGATCCGAAATACGCAATAGCAGGAAAGATTTATGTTGAGCCAAGATACAATGGCCGCTTGCATTTGCCGCAGATGAACGTATTCGGGAAGAAATTGAAATCCAACGTGTTCGGGGGTTATGGTGTGCAGACGCTCGCTCCGACACAAAACTACCTGTACCCCAACCTCAACTACAGGGATATTTCCGAATTGATCTATTTCCACAACAATCCGGATTATCGTTTGGCCTGGGCCAACACGGTTATTACGGATCCAACGAACTTTAACCTCAATCCTGCACGGAACAGGAAATGGGAGTTGGGCGCCCAATTGGATCTGGAAGGAAATTTTCTTTCCATCAATTATTTCAACGAATTCATGAATTCCGGTTTCCGGAGTGAGAATATGCCAAATGCGGAAAGCTACCGGAAGTATATTGTGGAATCCGTGGATCCCGCAACCCTAACCGCAAAGCCAAGTATTACGGACTTTGCGTATCGGGATCAAGCGGAGTACTTAACCACGACCCGCATGACCAATGGCAGCCGTACCGAAAAACAAGGGATAGAATACCAGTTTTCATCCAAGCGTATCTCGGGCATCAACACCAGGTTTACCGTGAATGGCGCTTGGTTTCTGACCAAACATAGGAATGAGATGCCTGTGGCTGAAGTGATGAGCGCAAATGTCATAACAGAGGATAATAAGGTAAGGCAATATTATGCGCTGTATGCCAACGGCAATACAGGAGGACGTTACGAAAGCTTCAATACCAATCTGACAGCGGATTCCTTTCTGCCAAAATTGGGGCTGAACCTTTCCCTAACCCTCCAGAGCATGTGGTTTGACGCCGATAAGACCCTCTATCGGGATAATCTTCCTATCGGGTATTACGATATTGAAGGGATATACCATGTCTATACGGCAGCGGACCAGCAAGATCCAATCCTGCGAAACTTCGACCGCAAGATTGACCCATATATCTATAACAATTTCCGCGAACCCATTGACCTACGCGTAAATCTGAAGGCCACAAAGGTCATCAAAGAGCGCATTCGCGTGTCCATGTTCGTCAATAAACTATTCGTGTATGCACCGAACTACTATCAATACGGGAATTTGTTCCTACGTGAAAACAGCGCACAGCATACCCCTTATTTTGGAATGGAAGTTAATATCAAAATTTAA
- the xseB gene encoding exodeoxyribonuclease VII small subunit, with the protein MENKYTYKDAFEELQEIVSAIETGDIPVDELTVKITRASSLLEICKAKLTDSEAEVEKLLQKLEKENPSDPAADTEA; encoded by the coding sequence ATGGAAAATAAATACACCTATAAAGATGCTTTTGAAGAACTTCAGGAGATCGTGTCCGCTATTGAAACCGGTGATATTCCGGTTGATGAATTGACGGTGAAAATTACGCGGGCGTCTTCCCTTCTTGAAATCTGTAAAGCTAAGTTGACGGATTCTGAGGCAGAAGTGGAAAAACTCCTGCAGAAACTGGAAAAGGAAAATCCGAGCGACCCAGCTGCGGATACCGAAGCGTAA
- the xseA gene encoding exodeoxyribonuclease VII large subunit: MPEQVQDKTVFTLLEVSRSIQKTIAERYKRLYWIKAEMNKLNHYTHSGHCYPELVEKTEGKIVAEMRSILWKMDYQRINKQFLEVLGEPLREGITILFQAGISYDPLYGFSLKIVDIDPTFVLGELEKEKRESILKLQREGLFDANKRLPFPTVPKRLAIISVETSKGLSDFYKIIHGNPWGYTLETTLFPALLQGDKSVLSIIKQLEAIAEKMEDYDAVAIIRGGGGEVGLTSYNNYLLAKAIAIFPIPVLTGIGHSTNETVSEMVAYKNAITPSELADFLLQKFHNFAIPLDQAQDRIVRSVRRTFDEEHMKLQHSVSAISWNSKTVLMKEKSRLAAEEYQLIRHSRQQFRETKFQLQHLERMLGIVNPIHLLKRGFSIVRHDGVSVRQISQVNLGDTLDIQVEDGHIKTQVIAKESNHGK; encoded by the coding sequence ATGCCCGAGCAGGTACAGGACAAGACCGTATTCACTCTTTTAGAGGTTTCCCGTAGCATTCAGAAAACAATTGCTGAGCGCTATAAGCGCCTGTATTGGATTAAGGCCGAGATGAATAAATTGAACCACTATACGCATTCCGGGCATTGCTATCCCGAGTTGGTGGAGAAAACCGAAGGGAAGATTGTTGCCGAAATGCGGTCTATTCTGTGGAAGATGGATTATCAGCGCATAAACAAGCAGTTTCTGGAAGTCCTGGGTGAACCCCTGCGGGAAGGCATCACCATCCTCTTCCAGGCAGGTATATCCTATGATCCCCTGTACGGTTTCAGTTTAAAGATTGTAGATATCGATCCGACGTTTGTGCTCGGAGAACTGGAAAAGGAAAAGCGAGAGAGCATCCTGAAATTGCAACGTGAGGGTCTCTTTGATGCGAATAAGCGACTTCCATTTCCCACGGTACCCAAACGGCTGGCCATTATTTCCGTCGAAACGAGTAAAGGCCTCTCTGATTTCTACAAGATTATCCATGGCAACCCCTGGGGCTATACATTGGAGACCACGCTGTTCCCCGCACTTCTGCAGGGTGATAAATCGGTGTTATCCATCATCAAGCAGCTTGAAGCAATTGCGGAGAAAATGGAAGATTATGATGCTGTGGCCATTATTCGTGGTGGAGGTGGAGAAGTCGGTTTGACCTCCTACAACAACTATCTATTGGCGAAGGCGATTGCCATTTTCCCAATTCCCGTATTGACGGGGATTGGGCATTCCACCAATGAAACCGTCAGTGAGATGGTGGCCTATAAGAATGCAATAACGCCAAGTGAACTGGCCGATTTCTTACTGCAGAAATTTCATAATTTTGCCATCCCCCTGGATCAGGCACAAGATCGTATCGTCCGTTCCGTACGTCGAACATTCGATGAAGAACACATGAAGCTGCAGCACAGCGTTTCTGCCATTTCCTGGAATAGCAAAACAGTGCTGATGAAAGAGAAATCCCGACTTGCCGCTGAAGAATATCAGCTGATCCGCCATAGCCGACAGCAATTTCGTGAAACAAAGTTCCAACTGCAACATCTGGAGCGCATGCTCGGCATCGTGAACCCCATTCACCTCCTGAAAAGAGGATTCAGTATCGTCCGGCATGATGGCGTATCAGTACGGCAGATCAGTCAGGTCAATCTCGGCGACACCTTGGACATTCAAGTGGAGGATGGACATATAAAAACACAGGTCATTGCTAAAGAATCAAATCATGGAAAATAA
- a CDS encoding serine hydrolase domain-containing protein, with protein sequence MMIRIAQVLSILLLCSVTATHAQYKQLINNRTQLLNNKGQLLPFTKLDKRKIAVITADSNRYAPFIQQLQRYAEVRNFGFQRYDEHTKYFNTIIVAGSAEDLRPDQLAMVLQSAVNKKDVILCRFGTDINYGNLGHSATNLGRFASILTNPETSAAGQQNMAMSIFGGLAITEGKNRTEQTRLQYTGGRQSNLDLTTMTRKIDAIAQEAIEKQAAPGMMVMAVKDGQVIFEKAYGYHTYGKQQANAIDDIYDLASISKIAGTTPVVMHLQENKIINLDSTMGYYLWQAKSTNKAKIPLRTVLLHEAGFTPFIPFYKNLKSGDLQRFPSKDHQVQVADSAYLRNNYYRDMMWPAMLQSAVKPSGDYVYSDISMYVMKEVAEHETSKPMEDYVQEILYRPIGMKTAGYLPRKRFAKDRIVPTQQDTAFRKVLLQGFVHDEGAAMAGGVAGHAGLFASANDLAIYGQLLLNRGEYGGVRYFKPETVDLFTSRQSKTSRRGLGFDRFDPKSTAGYPSKLANSSVYGHTGYTGTCIWIDPSNQLIYIFLSNRVHPQVSTRLLDLNVRSRIQDAIYETINQAKK encoded by the coding sequence ATGATGATTCGTATTGCACAAGTCCTAAGCATCCTGCTATTATGCAGTGTGACCGCAACACATGCCCAATACAAACAATTGATTAACAACAGGACCCAGCTGCTGAACAATAAAGGACAGCTGCTGCCCTTCACGAAACTCGATAAGCGTAAGATCGCCGTCATCACAGCTGATTCCAATCGTTATGCACCTTTCATCCAGCAACTCCAGCGCTATGCCGAGGTCCGCAATTTCGGATTTCAACGGTATGATGAACACACCAAATATTTCAATACGATCATCGTTGCAGGGAGTGCTGAAGACCTCCGCCCAGATCAGCTTGCCATGGTCCTTCAGTCTGCAGTGAACAAAAAGGATGTCATCCTTTGTCGCTTTGGGACGGACATCAACTACGGCAATCTGGGTCACTCTGCGACGAATTTAGGCCGTTTCGCGAGCATATTGACGAATCCGGAAACTTCAGCAGCAGGTCAGCAGAATATGGCCATGTCAATTTTCGGGGGACTCGCCATTACGGAGGGCAAAAACAGAACCGAACAGACGCGACTGCAATACACCGGGGGGCGTCAATCGAATCTGGACTTGACCACTATGACCCGGAAGATCGATGCCATTGCGCAGGAAGCAATCGAAAAACAAGCCGCTCCGGGCATGATGGTGATGGCCGTCAAGGATGGACAGGTGATTTTTGAAAAAGCCTATGGTTACCACACCTATGGGAAGCAACAGGCAAATGCCATTGATGATATATACGATCTAGCCTCCATCAGTAAGATTGCGGGAACAACTCCGGTTGTCATGCATCTCCAGGAAAACAAGATCATCAATTTGGATAGCACCATGGGCTACTACCTATGGCAGGCCAAATCGACCAATAAGGCCAAAATACCATTACGCACCGTCCTGCTGCATGAAGCTGGATTTACGCCCTTTATCCCGTTCTATAAAAACCTAAAATCAGGGGATTTACAGCGTTTCCCGAGCAAGGACCATCAGGTGCAGGTCGCTGATTCGGCCTACTTGCGGAACAATTATTATCGGGACATGATGTGGCCAGCCATGCTGCAATCTGCAGTAAAACCAAGCGGAGACTATGTGTACTCCGATATTAGTATGTATGTCATGAAAGAGGTTGCCGAGCACGAGACTTCCAAACCAATGGAGGATTATGTGCAGGAAATCCTATACCGTCCGATCGGTATGAAAACTGCAGGGTACTTGCCACGCAAGCGTTTTGCTAAGGATCGGATTGTGCCAACACAGCAGGATACGGCTTTTAGAAAGGTCTTGCTGCAGGGCTTTGTTCACGACGAAGGAGCGGCCATGGCGGGCGGCGTTGCGGGTCATGCCGGGCTCTTTGCTTCCGCTAACGACCTGGCCATTTACGGTCAGCTGCTGCTGAACCGAGGTGAATATGGAGGTGTACGCTATTTCAAACCCGAGACAGTCGATCTATTCACGTCGCGCCAATCCAAAACTAGCCGGCGGGGACTGGGTTTCGACCGTTTTGATCCAAAATCTACAGCGGGCTATCCGTCAAAGTTGGCGAATAGCTCCGTGTATGGTCATACCGGATATACCGGGACATGCATCTGGATTGACCCGAGCAACCAATTGATCTACATTTTTCTCTCCAACCGCGTGCACCCACAGGTATCCACAAGATTATTGGACCTGAATGTACGCAGCCGGATTCAGGATGCCATATATGAAACCATAAACCAAGCAAAGAAATGA
- a CDS encoding dipeptidase, protein MKKPAALTLLLLSMLSFGKAQDAKTFHQDILVVDGHNDVLITSILPGRDIGKHMKTGHTDIPRLQAGGVDVQVFAVWSDDKKWKTNAFKHANEQIDALEKVIQNNPTKIALAKHSTDIERIQKSGKIAALIGIEGGNMIEGSTDNLEKLYNRGARYLTLTWNYNLPWVTAAAEEVKTKGNTGKGLTKKGEEIIQKMNALGMMIDLSHAGKQTFYDVLRISTKPVLVSHSNAAALTPHYRNLDDKQLEALKKNGGVIGVNFYSEFLDSDYTKRVRKLYKQKHSIPKGEKAPSIGKMYQALTPKQRHLANAPMETVLKHIDYLVGKVGINHVAIGSDFDGIESPPQGLEDVSKFPTLTEALLERGYSKTDVAKIMGLNFLRLLQENEN, encoded by the coding sequence ATGAAAAAGCCAGCCGCATTAACCTTGCTGTTACTGAGTATGCTCAGCTTCGGGAAAGCACAGGATGCCAAAACCTTCCACCAGGACATCCTGGTCGTCGATGGGCACAACGATGTCCTTATCACAAGCATCCTGCCGGGCAGAGATATTGGCAAACACATGAAGACCGGCCACACCGATATCCCTAGGTTGCAAGCGGGCGGGGTTGATGTGCAAGTGTTTGCGGTATGGTCTGACGATAAAAAATGGAAAACCAATGCCTTCAAACATGCCAATGAACAGATCGACGCGTTGGAAAAAGTAATTCAGAACAATCCCACCAAAATTGCCCTCGCGAAACATTCCACAGACATTGAGCGGATTCAAAAGTCGGGGAAAATCGCTGCATTAATCGGCATTGAGGGAGGCAATATGATCGAAGGCAGCACGGACAACCTGGAAAAGTTATACAACCGTGGTGCAAGATACCTGACGCTGACCTGGAACTACAACCTACCTTGGGTAACGGCCGCTGCTGAAGAAGTGAAAACCAAGGGCAATACCGGAAAAGGATTAACGAAGAAAGGTGAGGAAATTATCCAAAAGATGAATGCACTCGGCATGATGATCGACCTTTCCCATGCTGGAAAGCAGACCTTTTACGATGTCCTGCGCATCAGTACCAAACCCGTACTGGTTTCCCACAGCAATGCTGCAGCCCTAACCCCACACTATCGGAACTTGGATGACAAACAATTGGAAGCCCTGAAGAAAAATGGCGGCGTCATTGGCGTCAATTTTTACTCTGAATTTTTGGATTCCGATTATACCAAGCGTGTCAGAAAACTATATAAACAAAAGCACTCGATCCCGAAGGGAGAGAAAGCACCATCAATAGGCAAGATGTACCAAGCATTGACACCCAAACAGCGGCACCTTGCCAATGCCCCCATGGAAACGGTCCTGAAGCACATCGACTACCTGGTGGGCAAGGTCGGCATAAATCATGTGGCGATAGGTTCGGATTTTGACGGCATTGAATCACCACCCCAAGGACTGGAGGATGTTTCTAAATTTCCAACTTTAACCGAAGCTTTATTGGAAAGGGGATATAGCAAGACGGATGTCGCAAAGATCATGGGGCTCAATTTCCTACGCCTCCTTCAGGAAAATGAAAATTAA